Proteins found in one Scomber scombrus chromosome 15, fScoSco1.1, whole genome shotgun sequence genomic segment:
- the sigmar1 gene encoding sigma non-opioid intracellular receptor 1 — protein MSLIKTSLRLFLFSVVTVLAVLLLRHWMATKQYVFNKEDVAKLAKQYAGQDHEQAFSKVVVELRKRYPGHILPDEDLQWVFVNAGGWMGSMCLLHASLTEYLLLFGTAVDTGGHSGRYWAEISDTIISGTFRQWKEGTTKSELYYPGDTIVHSVGEATSVQWSAGTWMVEYGRGFIPSTLGFALADTLFSTQDFLTMFYTVRVYVKCLLLEAGTLLADAGVF, from the exons ATGTCTTTAATTAAAACGAGTTTAAGACTGTTCCTGTTCTCCGTAGTCACCGTCCTGGccgtgctgctgctgcggcACTGGATGGCCACTAAGCAATACGTTTTCAACAAAGAAGACGTCGCCAAACTGGCCAAACAGTACGCAG GACAGGACCATGAGCAGGCCTTCTCCAAAGTGGTGGTGGAGCTCAGGAAGAG ATATCCTGGCCACATCCTGCCAGACGAGGACCTGCAGTGGGTGTTTGTGAACGCTGGAGGCTGGATGGGCTCCATGTGTCTCCTCCACGCTTCGCTCACAGAGTACCTGCTGCTGTTTGGTACCGCGGTGGACACAGGAGGACACTCAG GTCGCTACTGGGCTGAGATTTCAGACACTATCATCTCTGGCACTTTCAGACAGTGGAAGGAGGGAACAACTAAGAGTGAACTTTACTACCCTG GTGACACCATCGTACACAGCGTAGGCGAGGCTACATCTGTCCAGTGGAGCGCCGGGACGTGGATGGTGGAGTACGGCCGAGGTTTCATCCCCTCCACGCTGGGCTTCGCTCTGGCAGACACCCTGTTCAGCACCCAGGACTTCCTTACAATGTTCTACACTGTACGAGTTTACGTCAAATGTCTGCTGCTCGAGGCTGGTACACTACTCGCAGACGCCGGAGTTTTCTGA